In a single window of the Phycisphaerae bacterium genome:
- a CDS encoding C-GCAxxG-C-C family protein, with amino-acid sequence MHCNRRAFLGAAGAALGALPASHASESAASRSSTTTPSSQPTTRPDLGHLAAKNLGAGGQNCAEAMLAATLQYLDQPRELVSVASLFGGGMGMGDHCGYFCGGLMALGLACAGRPDGRAAAHPLRKAFTEEWNKKRPLRCREIKEAQLAGKLAGDCADIGRDAGATLAKLIDPIIDHPKRARFARRS; translated from the coding sequence ATGCACTGCAATCGACGAGCATTCCTGGGAGCGGCCGGCGCGGCCCTCGGCGCTCTGCCCGCTTCGCATGCCAGTGAGTCAGCGGCTTCCCGGAGCAGCACCACAACGCCGTCCAGTCAACCGACAACACGCCCCGACCTGGGCCACCTCGCCGCAAAGAACCTCGGTGCGGGCGGCCAAAACTGCGCCGAGGCCATGCTCGCCGCCACCCTGCAATACCTCGACCAGCCACGGGAACTCGTGAGCGTGGCTTCCCTGTTCGGAGGCGGAATGGGAATGGGCGACCACTGCGGCTATTTCTGCGGTGGACTCATGGCCCTCGGACTGGCCTGCGCGGGCCGGCCGGATGGCAGGGCGGCGGCCCACCCGCTCCGCAAGGCCTTCACCGAAGAATGGAACAAGAAAAGACCACTCCGATGCCGTGAGATCAAGGAAGCCCAGCTGGCGGGCAAGCTCGCGGGAGACTGCGCCGACATCGGCAGGGACGCCGGGGCAACCCTGGCCAAGCTCATCGATCCAATCATCGACCATCCCAAGAGGGCCCGCTTCGCCCGACGCTCATGA
- a CDS encoding DUF4332 domain-containing protein — MAKVTDIEGIGPAYQASLAKAGLQTVEALLEKGATRKGRADLAKASGISETLILKWVNHADLFRIHGVAGQYAELLEAAGVDTVAELARRKADNLHAAMVKVNGEKKLVRALPEASQVTKWIQEAKALPRAVEY, encoded by the coding sequence ATGGCAAAAGTGACGGACATTGAAGGTATCGGCCCGGCTTATCAAGCTTCGCTGGCCAAGGCGGGGCTTCAGACGGTGGAGGCGCTGCTCGAGAAGGGTGCGACTCGCAAGGGCCGCGCCGATCTGGCCAAAGCGAGCGGAATCAGCGAGACGTTGATTCTCAAGTGGGTCAATCATGCGGATCTTTTCCGGATCCATGGGGTTGCCGGCCAGTATGCCGAGTTGCTGGAAGCTGCGGGTGTGGACACGGTAGCGGAGCTAGCCCGCCGCAAAGCTGACAACCTCCACGCGGCCATGGTCAAGGTCAATGGCGAGAAGAAGCTGGTCCGGGCTTTGCCGGAGGCATCGCAAGTCACGAAGTGGATTCAGGAAGCCAAGGCCCTGCCAAGGGCTGTGGAATACTGA